Proteins from a single region of Xenopus laevis strain J_2021 chromosome 9_10S, Xenopus_laevis_v10.1, whole genome shotgun sequence:
- the LOC108702460 gene encoding orexin — translation MESLTDKVHKTHCWLFLVLLCSLISTSHGAPDCCRQKTCSCRIYDILRGTGNHAAGILTLGKRRSDFQTMQSRLQRLLQGSGNHAAGILTMGRRSQDKVETNCINGLMGSSSTSSSLSLLTLLCPTAPEPLNGSKGFGCQQDPSM, via the coding sequence GTGCACAAGACCCACTGCTGGTTGTTCCTGGTTCTTCTCTGTTCATTGATCTCAACATCTCACGGTGCGCCCGACTGCTGCCGCCAGAAGACCTGTTCCTGCCGGATATATGATATTCTCCGTGGTACTGGTAACCACGCCGCTGGCATTCTGACCCTGGGCAAAAGAAGGAGCGATTTCCAGACCATGCAAAGTCGACTCCAGAGGTTGCTCCAAGGCTCTGGCAACCACGCAGCGGGGATCCTCACCATGGGGAGAAGGTCTCAGGATAAAGTGGAGACCAACTGCATCAATGGTCTTATGGGCAGTAGCTCCACTTCCAGCTCCCTTTCACTTCTCACATTGCTTTGCCCTACAGCACCTGAGCCACTCAATGGCAGCAAAGGCTTTGGGTGCCAACAAGACCCAAGTATGTAA